The genomic region GTCGTCATCGCCATTCGCACGCAGCGTTACCTCATCGCGCGCCGCCCGCTGTTCCGGTTCGCCTTCAGCACCAGCAGCATCCTGCTCGCCGCGCTGTCCGCGCACGAGGTGCTCGACCTGCTCGGCACCCCGGCCTGGACCAGCGCCCACCCGCTGACCATGCTCGCCGAGGCCGGCACCACCGCGGCCGCCGGGTTCAGCTACGGCCTGACCCAGCTGCTGGTGGTCGCGGGCGTGATCGCGCTGAGCACCCCCAAGCCCGACCTGACCGAGCTGTTCGGCACCGCCCCGGACAACGCCCTGGAGGCCATGACCGTGGCCCTGGGCGCGGTCGCCGCCGTGGTGCTGATCCACAACCCGTTCCTGGCCTTCGCCCTGGTCCCGGTCGCCGCCGTGCTGAACCGGATCGCGCTGCTGCGCCAGCTGGAGCGGGACGCCTCCACCGACGCGCTGACCGGACTGCTCAACCGCCGTGGCTGGCTGGACCGCGCCAACCGCACCCTGGTCCGCGCCGACCACCAGGCCGCGCTGCTCATGCTGGACCTGGACCACTTCAAGTCGATCAACGACACCTACGGCCACGTGGCAGGCGACGACGTGCTGCGCGCGGTGGCCGAGGTCCTGCGCGAGAGCACCCGTGCGGGCGACCTGGTCGGCCGGTGGGGCGGCGAGGAGTTCATCGTGCTGCTGCCCGAGGTCAGCCGCCTGGAGGCGCACACCGTGGCCGAGCGCATCCGCGCCAAGGTCCGCGACATGCAGGTGCCGACCACGCACCGCCGAGGCGGCCACGTGGTCATCATCGACGACCGCACCACCTCCGTCGGCCTGGGCATCTCCCCGGACCACGGCCCGGACCTGGACAGCCTGGTCGCCGCCACCGACGCCGCGCTGTACCGGGCGAAGGAGAGCGGCCGCGACCGGGTCGAGGCGGCCGAGGCCGCGGTCCGCCTGCCGGAACAACGCGAGGCCTGACCCGTCACCAGCTGAGCTCGTTGAGCCTGCGCATCAGGTAGAGGTCACCCACGATCGCCTCCACCGCCAGGAAGTGGAAGCCGTAGTTGAGCTCGCCGGTGTTCACCACGACGGCGTAGGCCGCCACCGCCAGCGCGGGCAACGCGGCCCAGACGAGCACGTTCGCCGCACGGTAGAGCCCCAGCGCCAGCCGAGGCCGCACCTGGGGCAGCGGAGGCCACCGCGGCCCGCGCAACAACCGCACCCGGTACCGGAACCGCAGCACCAGCCCGAACATCAACCCCACGACCAGCATCGCCAGCCCGAGCGGCGACAGCGATCCCGCCAGTCCCGCCTGCAACAGCACGCCCGCACCCTGGCCGCTCAGGTAGGCGAACAGCAGCCAGAGCAGCGCGGTGGTCAGCGCGGAGCCGAAGACGCGGCGGTAGTAGGAGGCCGGCATGGGGCGGCCGCGCAGGTACTCGACGGAGGGCGGCCCCGGCGGCACATACGGCACCGGCTGGACCGGCTTGGTCCCGGCCACCGGTTCCCGCTCCGCGGCCACCACCGGCAGCCCCGGCCAAATCAGCTCCGGCGCGACCCGCACCGGTGGCTCCACCACTTCCGCACCGGACCGCATCGGCTCCGCGGCGACCCGCACCTCGGGTTTCACCACTTCCGCATCCGGCCGCACCGGCTCAGCCGCGACCCGCCCCGCGGGCTCCGCCACCTCCGCGCCCGGCCGCCCGGATTCCCGCCGCAGCAACAGATCCCCGCTGGTATCCCCCAAACTCCCCTTCGGCCGAGGCAGCTCCCGCCGAGCCAGCGCCGCCGACACCGACCGGAACAACTGCTGCACCGTCAACGGCGCATCCCGCAACGGCGACCCGTCCTGCAGCAGCCGGATCACCTCCCCGGTGAACGCGGTGTGCGCCTCACCCACCGGCGAGTGCGACCGCTCGTTGCGCGGCGAGGACGCGATCACCGCCGTCCCCCGCACGTCCACCTCCTGGATGTCCACCCCCGCCGGGGACATCGTGCTCACCGCGAGCCCCGAGTAACAGCAGTCCAGCAACAGCAACCGGGTCCGCGCCGGCGAGCCCTCGATGATCTCCCGGACCGAGTCGAACGGCACCCCGGTACCCCACAGGCTGCGCTGACTCGTCTGCCGCACCCCCAGGAACAACCGCTCCTTGACCGGATGTCGGATCCCGTGCCCCGCGTAGTAGACCAGCAGCAGGTCCTCGGCCTGCCCCGCCACCGCGGCCAGCCGGTCCAGCAGACTGGCGGGGGAGTCCGGGGTGTCGATCACCGTGCACTGGCCGCGGTCCAGGATGCCGGTGTCCGGATCGGTCAGCGCCCGGCGCAGGTCGGCGAGGTTGTTGCCGACGGCGGGCAGCGGCGGCAGCTCCTCGGCGTGCAGGTAGTCGCTGGTGCCGATCAGCACCGCCCTGGACAACCGGCGCTCCGGCGGCCGGTGCACCTAGGCCTCGCCGTCCAGCACCTTGCGCACCTCCACCAGCACGGCCCGCGCCTCATCCGCCGACCCCGCCTGCAAGGTCACCTCACGCCCCTCGGCCCGCACCTTCAGCGTCACCCGCCGCGCCTCGGTCCGCCTGCCCAGCCACCCGAACAACGACCGCACCAGCACCGTCGCCGTCCCACTGGTCACCAGCACCACCACGGCATCCAGCTCCGCGCCCAGCTCACCGGGCCGCACCGGGGCGTCGAGCAGCTCGACCCGGCCGCGTAGCTCGTCCTCACCGTGCAACCAGGCAGCCAGATCTCGCAACTGCTCGGACCCGGTGCCGCTGATCGCGATGCTCGCGCCGGTCATCACGCCCCCTACTTGCTCGACTACCCAGAGCGATGACGCTATCCCAGGGAGTGCGGGCGGAGTGTGCGGACAAGTCACGTTGCCGCAAAGCTTCGGTCACCACTCGCGGTAGCGGTGCTGCTACGATGCGTGCGCCGCAAGCTGCCAGACAGCTCCAGCTCGCGGCCCGGTCGTCTTGTGCCAGTCAACCCGAATGGCTGGCTCCTGAGCAGACACGACCGGAGTTTCGAATGCTCCCAGTCAGGCGCGGCGAAACTAAAGCGACGACCGGAAGCTCAGGCTGGTCGTGGCTGGAGCATGCCGTGGACCTGTGGGCAGTCGTCGCCCTCGTTCTCATCCTCGCCGGTGCCGTTCTCGGCTTCCTCTACGTGGTCGGCAGATTTCTGCCCGAGCACCGCGTCCGCATCGTCGCCCGAATGGGCCGCGCCATCGGCTTCACCGTCGAGCTGCGCCGGGACGCGCGCGAGATCGAGACCCCGCGCGCGCCCGACGCCTGAGTCTCACGCCCCGGTCTTGCGGAGTTGCTCGTTCATGATCAGGAACGCGCCCAGCCCGTGGAAGTCGTTCGTGTTCCGCGGTCGCTTCAAGTAGTACGACAGGTCCCCGACGTTCGTCCCCTCGCTGATGTCCCGCACGTTGGTCAGCCCGTCCGAGCCCACGCTCGCCTTCGCCAGCACGCCCTGATACCCCTTGCGGCTCACCGCGCTGAAGCTCGCGTCCAGGTACCCCCGCTCCACCCCGCGCGAGATCATGAAGGTGTACATGGCCGAGGCGGAGGTCTCCGTCCAGTTGCCGCTCGCAGTCGGCTTGTCCACCACCTGGAACCAGCGTCCGGTGGCCGCGTCCTGGTAGCGCTGGTAGCCGCGGGCCAGGTGTTGCACCATGGCGATCACCTCGGCGCGGCGGGGATGGTTGGCGGGCAACACTTCCAGGATGTCGATGGCGGTCATGCCGAACCAGCCGATGGCCCGGGCCCAGTGCTCGGCGGAGTGCCTGCCGGGGTTCTTCGCCCACGGCTCGGAGCCGTCCTCGTCATAGGCGTGCCAGAGCAGGCCGTTGTCGCGCTTGAGGTTCTTGAAGTAGGCGGCCAGGTTGCGAACGGCCTCGTCGTAACCGTAGGTCTCGTTGTACTGCTTGGCATAGCCGGCGATGAACGGCTGGGCCATGTACACCCCGTCCGCCCACAGCTGTCCTACCTTGCCGGCCGCGTGGAACATGCCGCCGTCCTTGGTCCTCGGGTAGGCCGGGAACCGGTTGCGCAGCTTGTCGGCCGCCTTCTTGTACTTCGCCTGCCCGGTCTCGGCGTGCAGGATGGTCAGCAGGGTGGCCGAGCGCATCGCGTCCAGGTTGGTGAAGTTGTTGCTGATCTCGCCGTCGGCGTTGACGAAGCGGTCCACCCACGCCTTGAGGTAGTCGAAGTACTTCTTCTCCCCGGTGCGCTTGTAGACCAGGTACTGGCCGTACAGGTACAGCCCCCGGGTGTAACTCCAGCCGCCCAGTGTGGCGGGGGTGTAGCGCTTCATGGTCGAGTCCACCACCGCCTTCGACCAGTCCTCCGGCGCGGGCGCGGCGACGGCCGCCGGGGTGCCCAGCGCGCTGGTCATGGCCAGCAGCAGGCCGAGCACCAGCCTGCGGGCGCGGGTTGTCGTGATCACGTCGTCCACCTCTCGATGTAAAGGTAATCATCCGATCTCATGGCGAACGGTGGCGGCGAGGCGGTGGCGGTTCGTCCAGCACACCGGGGGTCGGGGGAGCCTGTCAAGGGCCATAGGGCGCTGTCCTGCCCACGGAGTAGCCGGAATGACAGGTTGACGGCGGTTTTGGCCAGTCCTACGCTCGGGGCGGCCACACATCCGATCTTTGAGCAACGTTTGTATGAGTTGCCACGTACGGACGAGGTGCTGATGGACGAGGGGACCGCGGGCATCTCCCGCAGGGGCTTCCTGGGTGCGGCGGTGGCCGGCTCACTCGCCGGATCACTGGCCGGGCCGCTGAGCGGACAGGCCCTGGCCGAGCCGGTCGAGGCCACCGAGGCCGGGCTGCGTGACCGGATGCGCACCGAGGCGGCCTGGGCGGAGTTCCTCGGCGCGCAGGACCTGCGCTGGGCCCGGCTGCCACGCACCTGGTACGAGGGCCCGTTCCTGGGCAACGGGTTCCTGGCCACCAGCGTCTACCGCGAACCCGGCGCCAACGCGCTGCGTTTCACCGTCGACCACAGCCAAGTGCAGGACCACAGGCCCAGCTTCGGCAACGAGTGGGGCGTGGCCAGGCTGCCGGTCGGCAGGCTGCTGCTCACCCCGGTCGGCGCCATCACCGGCCTGGACCTACGGCTGGACCTGTGGCAGGCCGAGTTGCGTGGCACCATCACCACCGACCGCGGCAGCCTGGAGATCCGCGCGATCGTGCACAGCATCCGCTCGCTGCTGCGGATCTCGGTGCGCCCCAGCGCGGGCGAACGGGACTTCACCCTCGCCTTCCACCCTGCCGAGGCGATCAGCCCGCGCACCATCCGCGAGGACCCGCCCAAGGACTTCACCCGCAACCCGGCCCCGGAACTCCGCACCGCGGGCGAGGAGCACCTGGTCGTGCAGCCCATGGTGGCCGGCGGCCAGACCGCCACCGCCTACCGCAAAACCAAGGGGCGCAACGAGACCACCCTGCTGCTCTCGGTCGCGCACACCTACCCGGACACCACCGCCGAGCAGTTCGCCCGCACCACCGTGCGCCGCGCCGCGCTCACCGGCGAGGGCGAGCTGCTGCGCGAGCACCGGAACTGGTGGCACGACTGCTACCGCCGCAGCTTCCTGTCCATTCCGGACGGTCTGCTGCAGAGCTTCTACTGGATCCAGCTGTACAAGCTCGCCAGCGCCTCCCGTGCCAGCGGCCCGGTGATGGCCACCACCGGCCCCTGGCTGGAGCCGACGCCCTGGCCCTCGGTGTGGTGGAACCTCAACGCCCAGCTGCAGTACTGGCCGGTGCACGGCTCCGGCCACCCCGAGCTGGACCCGATCCCGCGCACCCTGGCCACCCACCGGCAGACCCTCGTCGACGGCCTGCGCCCGGAGTACCGGCACGACTCGGCCGGGCTGCGCCGCAGCACCGACGCCCAGTTCGACGACGCCGGATTCGTCGGCGTACCAGGCAAGACCTCACCCGACCCCGAGGTCGGCGACCTGCCCTGGCTGCTGCACAACGTGTGGCTGACCTACCGGCACAGCATGGACGAACGGGTGCTGCGCGAGGTGCTGTACCCGTTGCTGCGCAAGGCGATGAACTACTACCTGCACTTCCTCGCCCCCGGCCCGGACGGCAAGCTGCACCTGCCGCCCACCTTCTCCCCGGAGTACGGCAGCGCGCCGGACTGCAACTACGACCTGGCGCTGATCCGCTGGAGCTGCGCCACCCTGCTGGAGTCCGTGCGGCTGCTGCGCATCCACGACCCGCTGGCCCCGCGCTGGCGGGAGGTGCTGGACACCCTGGTCGACTACCCGGTGGACGGCAACGGCTTCATGATCGGCGCGGGCGTGCCGTTCGCCAAGTCGCACCGGCACTACTCGCACCTGCTCATGGTCTACCCGCTCTACCTGGTCACCGCCGAACAGCCCGAGCACCGCGAGCTGATCGACCGCTCGCTGAAGCACTGGATCAGCTTCGAGGGCGCGCTGCGCGGCTACAGCTTCACCGGCGCCGCCTCGATCTCCAGCCAGTTCGGCCGCGGCGACGACGCGCTGAAGTACCTGCGCGAGCTGGTCGCCCGCTTCCTCCAGCCCAACACCATGTACTACGAGGCGGGGCCGGTCATCGAGACCCCGCTCTCGGGCATGCAGTCCCTGCACGACATGCTCTGCCAGAGCTGGGGCGGCATCATCCGGATCTTCCCCGCGGTGCCGGGCGAGTGGGCCGAGGTCACCCTGCACGACTTCCGCACCGAGGGCGCGTTCCTGGTCAGCGCGGTGCGGCGCAACGGAAAGACCGAGTTCGTCCGCATCCGCAGCCTGGCCGGCGAGCCCTGCCGGGTGCGCACCGGCATCCCCGGCCGCCTCACCGTGCGGGATGTGCACGGCCGCCCGCACCGGTACAAGCAGGGTGCCGCCGACACCATCGAGATCGAGCTGCGCCGCGGCCAGGAGGTCATCGTGCACGCCGCCGGCACCCGGCCCGACCTCACCATCGCACCGGTCACGGTCACCACACCCGCTCCGCCCTGGGGCCTGCCGCCACTGCCGCCCGGCGGCGACATGGTCACCGTGGACCTGGAACCCTTCTACACCAACGACGGCATCACCAACGAGTTCTACCTCGGCGACGGCGACTTCGACGGCACCGGCCGCACCTACCCCTCCGGCGCGTTGCCGCAGAACGGATCCCTCACCAACGACGGCGTGCCGTTCCGCTTCACCAACGACCACGAAGGCACCAAGAACAACGTCATCGCCGCCGGACAGACCCTCGAGCTGCCCGAGGGCAACTACCGGAAGCTGCACCTGCTGGGCGCCAGCGACAACGGCAACACCGATGCCACGGCCACCCTGCACTACACCGACGGCAGCACCGCCCCGGTCCGCCTCGCCCTCACCGACTGGCTCGCCCCGGCCGCCTTCGGGGAGAGCGAACCGTTGCGCACCAACCAGATCCACACCCGAACCGGACCCGTGGACCGCAGGGCCACGGTGTTCCACCAGGTTCTCGCCGCCGACCCGACGCGGCGACTGCGCGCGATCACCTTGCCCGCCAGCGCGAAACCCCGTTCGCACGTGTTCGCCGTGACATTGGAGAAGGTCACCAACCCCGCCTGAGGAGGGGACTTCCGTGTCCGAGGAACCGCACCGGATAGACCGCAGGAACGCACTGAGACTCGGTGCTCTGAGCGCCTTGACCGTCGGGGGCCTTGCCGCCCCGCAGACCGTCGCCCCGGCCCGCACCAGCGCGGTGGAGCCCAGACCGGCCGACTGGGTGCTGCGCTGGAACCCGAACCCCGCCACCGACAAGCTCCGCGCCTTCGAAGGCCTGGAGGACGACCGTTCCGGCTCGCACCCGGGCGTCAAGCACATCCACGCGCTGGCCGACCACTGGCGCTTCGACATGCACACCAGGGACCGCGACGGCTCCGACCGGCAGCGCAACGAGTCCAAGGGCATGCGCACCGGCGACACCCTGCACAAGATCCAGGAAGGCCAGACCTGGCGGATCACCTACCAGGCCTACATCCCCAGCTCGCTCACCGCCACCACCCGGTTCAGCCACATCTTCTAGATGAAGGTGCAGGACGTGGGCGGCCCGCTGATCACCATGACCCTGCGCGAGCGCAACGGACCCAAGATCGAGATGCTCACGCTGCGGGACGACGACGCCAACACCGTGCACGCCCCGGTGCCGCTGACCCCGTTGCAGAACAAGTGGATCGACATCGAGTTCGAGGTCAAGGCGGTCAACAGCGGCGGCTACGTGCGCTGGGTGATCAAGGACGGCGGCCGGGTGGTGCAGGACTACCGGACCACCGCGGTGGACATGTGGCGCAACAAGAACTACCTGCGCCCCAAGTGGGGCATCTACCGCAGCATCGAGAGCGCCGGACTGAAGGACTGCTACCAGCTCATCCG from Crossiella sp. CA-258035 harbors:
- a CDS encoding caspase family protein, translating into MHRPPERRLSRAVLIGTSDYLHAEELPPLPAVGNNLADLRRALTDPDTGILDRGQCTVIDTPDSPASLLDRLAAVAGQAEDLLLVYYAGHGIRHPVKERLFLGVRQTSQRSLWGTGVPFDSVREIIEGSPARTRLLLLDCCYSGLAVSTMSPAGVDIQEVDVRGTAVIASSPRNERSHSPVGEAHTAFTGEVIRLLQDGSPLRDAPLTVQQLFRSVSAALARRELPRPKGSLGDTSGDLLLRRESGRPGAEVAEPAGRVAAEPVRPDAEVVKPEVRVAAEPMRSGAEVVEPPVRVAPELIWPGLPVVAAEREPVAGTKPVQPVPYVPPGPPSVEYLRGRPMPASYYRRVFGSALTTALLWLLFAYLSGQGAGVLLQAGLAGSLSPLGLAMLVVGLMFGLVLRFRYRVRLLRGPRWPPLPQVRPRLALGLYRAANVLVWAALPALAVAAYAVVVNTGELNYGFHFLAVEAIVGDLYLMRRLNELSW
- a CDS encoding glycoside hydrolase family 88 protein, whose translation is MTSALGTPAAVAAPAPEDWSKAVVDSTMKRYTPATLGGWSYTRGLYLYGQYLVYKRTGEKKYFDYLKAWVDRFVNADGEISNNFTNLDAMRSATLLTILHAETGQAKYKKAADKLRNRFPAYPRTKDGGMFHAAGKVGQLWADGVYMAQPFIAGYAKQYNETYGYDEAVRNLAAYFKNLKRDNGLLWHAYDEDGSEPWAKNPGRHSAEHWARAIGWFGMTAIDILEVLPANHPRRAEVIAMVQHLARGYQRYQDAATGRWFQVVDKPTASGNWTETSASAMYTFMISRGVERGYLDASFSAVSRKGYQGVLAKASVGSDGLTNVRDISEGTNVGDLSYYLKRPRNTNDFHGLGAFLIMNEQLRKTGA
- a CDS encoding glycoside hydrolase family 95-like protein, whose product is MDEGTAGISRRGFLGAAVAGSLAGSLAGPLSGQALAEPVEATEAGLRDRMRTEAAWAEFLGAQDLRWARLPRTWYEGPFLGNGFLATSVYREPGANALRFTVDHSQVQDHRPSFGNEWGVARLPVGRLLLTPVGAITGLDLRLDLWQAELRGTITTDRGSLEIRAIVHSIRSLLRISVRPSAGERDFTLAFHPAEAISPRTIREDPPKDFTRNPAPELRTAGEEHLVVQPMVAGGQTATAYRKTKGRNETTLLLSVAHTYPDTTAEQFARTTVRRAALTGEGELLREHRNWWHDCYRRSFLSIPDGLLQSFYWIQLYKLASASRASGPVMATTGPWLEPTPWPSVWWNLNAQLQYWPVHGSGHPELDPIPRTLATHRQTLVDGLRPEYRHDSAGLRRSTDAQFDDAGFVGVPGKTSPDPEVGDLPWLLHNVWLTYRHSMDERVLREVLYPLLRKAMNYYLHFLAPGPDGKLHLPPTFSPEYGSAPDCNYDLALIRWSCATLLESVRLLRIHDPLAPRWREVLDTLVDYPVDGNGFMIGAGVPFAKSHRHYSHLLMVYPLYLVTAEQPEHRELIDRSLKHWISFEGALRGYSFTGAASISSQFGRGDDALKYLRELVARFLQPNTMYYEAGPVIETPLSGMQSLHDMLCQSWGGIIRIFPAVPGEWAEVTLHDFRTEGAFLVSAVRRNGKTEFVRIRSLAGEPCRVRTGIPGRLTVRDVHGRPHRYKQGAADTIEIELRRGQEVIVHAAGTRPDLTIAPVTVTTPAPPWGLPPLPPGGDMVTVDLEPFYTNDGITNEFYLGDGDFDGTGRTYPSGALPQNGSLTNDGVPFRFTNDHEGTKNNVIAAGQTLELPEGNYRKLHLLGASDNGNTDATATLHYTDGSTAPVRLALTDWLAPAAFGESEPLRTNQIHTRTGPVDRRATVFHQVLAADPTRRLRAITLPASAKPRSHVFAVTLEKVTNPA
- a CDS encoding GGDEF domain-containing protein — its product is MALVVIAIRTQRYLIARRPLFRFAFSTSSILLAALSAHEVLDLLGTPAWTSAHPLTMLAEAGTTAAAGFSYGLTQLLVVAGVIALSTPKPDLTELFGTAPDNALEAMTVALGAVAAVVLIHNPFLAFALVPVAAVLNRIALLRQLERDASTDALTGLLNRRGWLDRANRTLVRADHQAALLMLDLDHFKSINDTYGHVAGDDVLRAVAEVLRESTRAGDLVGRWGGEEFIVLLPEVSRLEAHTVAERIRAKVRDMQVPTTHRRGGHVVIIDDRTTSVGLGISPDHGPDLDSLVAATDAALYRAKESGRDRVEAAEAAVRLPEQREA